In Opitutaceae bacterium TAV5, one genomic interval encodes:
- a CDS encoding metallophosphoesterase produces the protein MRDHFSLILITYLFVCLWLGFRSWQALPRRRWLRNLWPAFIAALSLSFMVGILLRFADLWEPVARACRLVGGIWLVTLPYWCLITFAFEIVRIAARLRPSLVPQSLRQNPQRARTLGLLGSVLLVVLIFTAGYIRFLHPQVTRYAIHIDKPAIPAASSPAASPRLPQPLRVAFAADLHIGDIIGKKRTADYVRRINALNPDLILLAGDLLDNGLAPLVEQDIGAELAKLRAPLGVHAVLGNHETYSGADDCAAWFSRYGIRVLRDKAVPLAGGALWLAGRNDATIRTRKPLAQLLADAGVDRTRPLILLDHQPNDLVTPASAGIDLQLSGHTHNGQVWPISLVVARLYDVAYGHARRGDFQICVTSGLGLWGLPARIGTVSEIVDLEISFRRSP, from the coding sequence GTGCGCGACCACTTTTCCCTCATCCTCATCACCTACCTCTTCGTTTGCCTCTGGCTCGGCTTCCGGAGCTGGCAGGCGCTCCCCCGCCGCCGCTGGCTGCGCAACCTCTGGCCCGCGTTCATCGCCGCGCTTTCCCTCTCCTTCATGGTCGGCATCCTCCTGCGTTTCGCCGATCTGTGGGAACCCGTTGCCCGCGCCTGCCGGCTCGTCGGCGGGATCTGGCTCGTGACACTCCCGTACTGGTGCCTCATTACATTCGCCTTCGAAATCGTCCGTATCGCCGCCCGGCTACGCCCCTCGCTCGTCCCGCAATCGCTCCGGCAAAATCCGCAGCGCGCCCGCACCCTCGGCCTGCTCGGCTCCGTCCTGCTCGTCGTCCTCATTTTTACCGCAGGCTACATCCGCTTCCTCCACCCGCAAGTCACCCGCTACGCGATCCACATCGACAAGCCCGCCATCCCCGCCGCGTCGTCCCCCGCCGCCTCTCCCCGCCTGCCGCAACCGCTCCGCGTCGCTTTTGCCGCCGATCTCCATATCGGCGACATCATCGGGAAAAAACGCACCGCCGACTACGTCCGCCGCATCAACGCCCTCAACCCCGACCTCATCCTTCTCGCGGGCGATCTGCTCGACAACGGCCTCGCTCCGCTTGTCGAACAGGACATCGGCGCCGAACTCGCAAAACTCCGCGCCCCGCTCGGTGTCCATGCCGTGCTCGGCAACCATGAAACCTACTCCGGCGCCGACGACTGCGCCGCCTGGTTCAGCCGCTACGGCATTCGCGTCCTGCGCGACAAAGCCGTTCCGCTCGCCGGCGGCGCCCTCTGGCTGGCCGGCCGCAACGACGCCACGATCCGCACCCGCAAGCCCCTCGCGCAACTCCTTGCCGATGCCGGCGTCGATCGCACTCGCCCCCTCATCCTCCTCGACCATCAGCCCAACGACCTGGTGACTCCGGCCTCTGCGGGCATCGATCTGCAACTGTCCGGCCACACTCACAACGGCCAGGTCTGGCCGATCAGCCTGGTCGTCGCACGGCTCTACGATGTTGCGTATGGTCATGCCCGCCGCGGCGATTTCCAGATCTGCGTCACCTCCGGACTCGGCCTCTGGGGCCTGCCCGCCCGCATCGGCACTGTCTCCGAGATTGTCGATCTCGAGATCAGCTTTCGCCGTTCGCCCTGA
- a CDS encoding flagellin: MAVVINTNYAATIASNNLSASNAALQKSLNRLSSGSKIVSPADDAGGLAVSMKLSAAAVRSSATATNIANTTSYLETQDGVLATAGDVLNRISELYTLYQDPTKNTSDKDNYDVEFKQLQKQLASLAEEKFNGVALFGADSSGVIENVKVSEDGLQSVDITAKDLATTLGTTLVDDTGAGSLAGIADVAALNTAIQAVATFRAENGSEQSRLGFASDVLTTNKTNLEAANSRIVDVDVAEESTQLARWNTLVQAGTSMLSQANSSAQIALSLLQ; this comes from the coding sequence ATGGCAGTAGTCATTAACACCAACTACGCGGCGACGATTGCATCCAACAATCTGTCGGCCTCGAACGCGGCGCTGCAAAAGAGCCTCAACCGGCTCTCGAGCGGCTCCAAGATCGTCAGCCCGGCGGACGACGCCGGCGGCCTGGCCGTCTCGATGAAGCTCTCCGCCGCGGCGGTGCGCTCCAGCGCGACAGCCACCAACATCGCCAACACCACGTCGTATCTGGAAACCCAGGACGGCGTGCTCGCCACCGCGGGCGATGTCCTCAACCGCATCTCGGAACTGTACACCCTGTACCAGGACCCGACGAAGAACACCAGTGACAAGGACAACTACGACGTCGAGTTCAAGCAGCTCCAGAAGCAGCTGGCCTCGCTCGCCGAGGAAAAGTTCAACGGCGTGGCCCTGTTCGGCGCAGACAGTTCCGGCGTGATCGAAAACGTCAAGGTTTCCGAGGATGGTCTGCAGAGCGTTGACATCACGGCCAAGGATCTGGCTACCACGCTGGGCACGACTCTGGTCGATGATACCGGAGCCGGCTCACTGGCGGGCATCGCCGATGTGGCCGCGCTCAACACCGCGATCCAAGCGGTGGCGACGTTCCGTGCCGAAAACGGTTCCGAGCAGAGCCGCCTCGGCTTCGCCTCGGATGTGCTGACGACGAACAAGACCAACCTCGAGGCGGCCAACAGCCGCATCGTGGATGTGGACGTGGCGGAGGAATCGACGCAGCTCGCACGCTGGAACACCCTCGTGCAGGCCGGCACCTCGATGCTCTCCCAGGCCAACAGTTCTGCACAGATCGCCCTCTCGCTCCTGCAGTAA
- a CDS encoding peptidase, producing the protein MSIATLLSLLWAVVLMALFFGGSIFVHELGHFLAARRRGVKVERFSIGFGPKIVSWRGKDGVEYRLSWIPLGGYVALPQLADMRGIEGEPTTEAEAEIRKLPPPSYSTRMLVFVAGAVCNIIFAFALAAILWIAGMPQEAPTQIGYVAPTLTTTDGATVPGPGAAAGLRPGDIITRVDGKAVQNFSDVETLVILGSGRTAAGAPEVELTVLRDKTEQTLRLVPAYVSTERMRSLGIAPSSSPAVDGFSADSAARDAGLRTGDIITHIDDRSAFYVGSIADYLRDRAPEAAARPVHVTGLRADGVTPFALDITPRLVVDEATGQTIPRLGVMLKPHILNAALVHLPPHEQIGRHIRTTWRTIESLVSPRSDIGVSKLSGPVGIAHVFIRLAQIDLRSVLWFTVLLNINLAIFNLLPIPVLDGGHMLFATIGKLRGRPLPVRLIMNTQLTFMALLLTMVLYVTFFDVRRVARDILPAEPAQQEQAPAPAAPAEPAP; encoded by the coding sequence ATGTCTATCGCCACTCTCCTCTCTCTCCTCTGGGCCGTTGTCCTCATGGCGCTGTTTTTCGGCGGCTCCATCTTCGTTCACGAGCTCGGCCACTTCCTCGCCGCCCGCCGCCGCGGCGTGAAAGTCGAGCGGTTCTCCATCGGCTTCGGCCCGAAAATCGTCTCGTGGCGGGGCAAGGATGGCGTGGAATACCGCCTTTCCTGGATTCCGCTCGGCGGGTACGTGGCCCTCCCGCAACTCGCCGACATGCGCGGCATCGAGGGTGAACCGACCACGGAAGCCGAGGCCGAAATCCGCAAGCTGCCGCCGCCCTCGTACAGCACGCGCATGCTCGTCTTTGTCGCCGGCGCCGTCTGCAATATCATCTTCGCCTTCGCCCTCGCCGCCATCCTCTGGATCGCCGGCATGCCCCAGGAAGCTCCCACGCAGATCGGCTACGTCGCCCCGACGCTCACCACCACCGACGGCGCCACCGTTCCCGGCCCCGGAGCCGCCGCCGGCCTCCGTCCCGGTGACATCATCACCCGCGTGGACGGCAAGGCCGTGCAAAATTTCTCCGACGTCGAGACCCTCGTCATCCTCGGCTCCGGGCGCACCGCTGCCGGCGCCCCCGAAGTCGAGCTCACCGTCCTGCGGGACAAGACCGAACAGACGCTCCGCCTCGTCCCCGCCTACGTCAGCACCGAACGCATGCGCTCCCTCGGCATCGCTCCCTCCAGCAGCCCCGCCGTGGACGGATTTTCCGCCGACAGCGCCGCCCGCGACGCCGGCCTGCGCACCGGCGACATCATCACCCACATCGACGACCGCTCCGCCTTCTATGTCGGCTCCATCGCCGATTACCTGCGCGACCGCGCTCCCGAGGCCGCCGCCCGCCCCGTCCATGTCACCGGCCTTCGCGCCGACGGCGTCACGCCCTTCGCCCTCGACATCACGCCGCGCCTCGTCGTCGACGAAGCCACCGGCCAGACCATCCCGCGCCTCGGCGTCATGCTCAAGCCGCACATCCTCAACGCCGCCCTCGTCCACCTCCCGCCACACGAGCAGATCGGCCGCCACATCAGGACCACGTGGCGCACCATCGAAAGCCTCGTCAGCCCGCGCTCCGACATCGGCGTTTCCAAACTCAGCGGCCCGGTCGGCATCGCCCACGTCTTCATCCGGCTCGCCCAGATCGATCTGCGCAGCGTTCTCTGGTTCACGGTTCTCCTCAACATCAACCTGGCCATCTTCAACCTCCTGCCCATCCCCGTCCTCGACGGCGGCCACATGCTCTTCGCCACCATCGGCAAACTCCGCGGACGCCCCCTTCCGGTGCGACTCATCATGAATACCCAGCTCACCTTCATGGCGCTGCTGCTCACGATGGTCCTTTACGTCACCTTCTTCGACGTCCGTCGCGTGGCCCGCGACATCCTGCCGGCGGAACCCGCGCAGCAGGAGCAGGCTCCCGCTCCCGCCGCGCCTGCGGAGCCCGCGCCCTGA
- a CDS encoding histidine kinase, translating to MANTRDVPCGSSSGPYTDEEICRRIDACPKLASLQSINTDLARAVNSERSYTAQIAEIIRRDPSLTARLLRMVNSVFFGLSAKVNDIEEAVLFLGIRQIRELSMATPVIEDMQRIGGQGLDLPWRELWKHCIGSGIMTREILSTTTLSIDDDMDYIIGLLHNVGKVVLATAFPAEFAEIVVSACADTAAVCAVERALVGRDHAWIGGYYLQRHRLSNEIVEAVLHHNDPETAPEHAFCAAAVQVADQLVRQAGIRGGFENVPALAPDAWERLPGWRILYGESERSTRLARAALSNSVQRLPFILSGLI from the coding sequence ATGGCGAACACCCGTGACGTCCCCTGCGGCAGCTCTTCCGGTCCCTACACAGACGAGGAAATCTGCCGCCGCATCGACGCCTGTCCGAAACTGGCCTCCCTGCAGAGCATCAACACGGATCTGGCGCGGGCCGTGAATTCCGAACGCAGCTACACCGCGCAGATCGCCGAAATCATCCGGCGCGACCCGTCGCTGACGGCGCGGCTCCTGCGCATGGTCAACAGCGTGTTTTTCGGGCTGAGCGCCAAGGTCAACGACATCGAGGAGGCGGTGCTCTTTCTCGGCATCCGGCAGATTCGCGAACTGTCGATGGCCACGCCGGTGATCGAGGACATGCAGCGCATCGGCGGCCAGGGGCTCGACCTGCCGTGGCGCGAACTGTGGAAGCACTGCATCGGCTCCGGCATCATGACCCGCGAAATCCTCAGCACGACGACGCTCTCCATCGACGACGACATGGACTACATCATCGGCCTGCTCCACAATGTCGGCAAGGTCGTCCTCGCCACCGCCTTTCCCGCCGAGTTTGCCGAGATCGTGGTGAGCGCCTGCGCCGACACCGCCGCCGTGTGCGCCGTGGAGCGCGCCCTGGTCGGCCGCGATCACGCCTGGATCGGCGGCTATTACCTGCAACGTCACCGGCTCTCGAACGAGATCGTCGAGGCGGTGCTGCACCACAACGATCCGGAGACGGCGCCGGAACATGCCTTTTGCGCGGCCGCGGTGCAGGTGGCCGACCAGCTGGTGCGCCAGGCCGGCATCCGGGGCGGTTTCGAAAACGTCCCGGCGCTGGCGCCCGATGCCTGGGAACGGCTTCCCGGCTGGCGCATCCTTTACGGCGAAAGCGAGCGCAGCACCCGGCTCGCCCGGGCCGCCCTTTCCAACAGCGTCCAGCGACTGCCGTTTATCCTGAGCGGCCTGATATGA
- a CDS encoding 1-hydroxy-2-methyl-2-(E)-butenyl 4-diphosphate synthase: protein MRYCPSRYHTLRRETVEVQVGSVGIGGPGGIVGKNPVRIQSMTTTDTQDVAATVRQSIALAEVGCEIVRVTAPNVTAARALRDIRQQLTAAGFGHIPLVADIHFLPSAAMEAVEHVEKVRVNPGNYADKKKFAVTEYSDADYERELQRIYDAFTPLVLRAKALGRALRIGTNHGSLSDRIMNRYGDTPLGMVESALEFLRICESHNFRDIVLSMKASNPKVMIQAYRLLVARMDQEDMHYPLHLGVTEAGDGEDGRIKSAIGIGSLLYDGLGDTIRVSLTEDSVYEIPVAQKLAAKAHALWQQGGAGVPPASETDSIDPYRYTRREILPVELSPGLPVGPDHPPRVFSGAGVPPATWHGLPAHEVARASSPCAAGVPPAPQPPALPPRDSDTPVEGRVHPISDADALRAFVAQAPRPQRDAGNPPASSFRPADVLALSPALSVATLESAIPEGTLASSLILLRPFTGSAADIGELTAFATFARARNHALAIATTAEALPALAPVLRTLPAGQRLIFTLDTRAPASPPALPLPQASPTARYRALAEALRALAPAPAARAPIWIRNTAETAIRATTGDSPDFLSRLLDAAILTGSLLCDGVGDLVSVETDPDPVRANKLAYNILQGAGARVTKTEYVACPSCGRTLFDLQTTTQRIRQKTGHLKGVKLAIMGCIVNGPGEMADADFGYVGGAPGKINLYVGKNCVQYNIPQAEADARLIELIKQHGKWMEPAEQMERAGG from the coding sequence ATGCGCTACTGCCCATCCCGCTACCACACCCTCCGTCGCGAGACGGTCGAGGTCCAGGTCGGCTCCGTCGGCATCGGCGGACCCGGCGGGATCGTCGGAAAAAATCCGGTGCGTATCCAGTCGATGACGACGACCGACACGCAGGACGTCGCCGCCACCGTCCGGCAATCGATCGCCCTCGCCGAGGTCGGCTGCGAGATCGTCCGCGTCACCGCGCCCAACGTCACCGCCGCCCGCGCGCTTCGGGATATCCGCCAGCAGCTCACCGCCGCCGGCTTCGGCCACATCCCGCTTGTCGCCGACATTCACTTCCTGCCCTCCGCGGCGATGGAGGCCGTGGAGCACGTCGAAAAAGTCCGCGTCAACCCCGGCAACTACGCCGACAAGAAAAAATTCGCCGTCACCGAGTATTCGGATGCCGACTACGAGCGGGAGCTCCAACGCATTTACGATGCCTTCACCCCGCTCGTGCTCCGGGCAAAAGCCCTCGGGCGCGCCCTGCGCATCGGCACCAACCACGGCTCGCTGTCCGACCGCATCATGAACCGCTACGGCGACACGCCGCTCGGCATGGTTGAAAGCGCCCTCGAATTCCTGCGCATCTGCGAAAGCCACAACTTCCGCGACATCGTGCTCTCGATGAAGGCCTCCAACCCCAAGGTCATGATCCAGGCCTACCGCCTCCTCGTCGCCCGGATGGACCAGGAGGACATGCACTACCCGCTCCACCTCGGCGTGACCGAGGCCGGCGATGGCGAGGACGGCCGCATCAAGAGCGCCATCGGCATCGGCAGCCTCCTTTACGACGGCCTCGGTGACACCATCCGCGTGTCGCTCACCGAGGACAGCGTTTACGAAATACCCGTCGCGCAAAAACTCGCCGCCAAGGCCCACGCGCTCTGGCAGCAAGGTGGCGCGGGCGTCCCGCCCGCTTCCGAAACCGACAGCATCGATCCCTACCGCTACACCCGCCGCGAAATTCTCCCGGTCGAACTCTCCCCCGGCCTCCCGGTCGGTCCCGACCACCCGCCGCGCGTATTCAGTGGCGCGGGCGTCCCGCCCGCAACGTGGCATGGGCTTCCAGCCCATGAGGTGGCACGGGCTTCCAGCCCGTGTGCCGCGGGTGTCCCGCCCGCTCCCCAACCGCCCGCCCTTCCGCCCCGTGATTCCGACACTCCCGTCGAAGGCCGCGTCCATCCGATTTCCGACGCCGACGCCCTCCGCGCTTTTGTCGCTCAGGCACCCCGTCCGCAACGAGACGCAGGCAACCCGCCCGCCTCTTCCTTCCGTCCCGCCGATGTTCTCGCGCTCTCTCCCGCGCTCTCCGTTGCCACCCTCGAATCCGCGATTCCGGAAGGTACGCTCGCGTCTTCACTCATCCTCCTCCGGCCTTTTACCGGCTCTGCTGCTGACATCGGCGAACTCACGGCCTTCGCCACGTTCGCCCGCGCCCGCAACCACGCGCTCGCCATCGCCACGACCGCCGAAGCGCTCCCCGCGCTCGCTCCGGTTCTCCGCACCCTCCCGGCCGGCCAACGCCTGATCTTCACTCTGGATACGCGGGCACCGGCCTCCCCCCCTGCCCTCCCGCTTCCGCAAGCCTCTCCCACCGCCCGCTATCGCGCTCTCGCCGAAGCCCTCCGCGCGCTCGCGCCTGCACCCGCGGCCCGCGCGCCGATCTGGATTCGCAACACCGCCGAAACCGCCATCCGCGCCACCACCGGAGATTCCCCGGATTTCCTTTCCCGCCTCCTCGACGCCGCCATTCTCACCGGCTCGCTTCTTTGCGACGGCGTCGGCGACCTCGTCAGTGTCGAGACCGACCCCGACCCGGTGCGGGCGAACAAACTCGCCTACAACATCCTGCAAGGCGCGGGCGCACGTGTCACGAAAACCGAATACGTCGCCTGCCCCTCCTGCGGCCGCACCCTTTTCGACCTGCAAACCACCACGCAGCGCATCCGCCAGAAAACCGGGCACCTCAAGGGCGTGAAACTCGCCATCATGGGTTGCATCGTCAACGGCCCTGGCGAGATGGCCGACGCCGATTTCGGCTACGTCGGTGGCGCTCCGGGGAAAATCAATCTCTACGTCGGCAAAAACTGCGTCCAGTACAACATCCCCCAGGCCGAAGCCGACGCCCGCCTCATCGAACTCATCAAGCAACACGGCAAGTGGATGGAGCCAGCGGAACAGATGGAGAGAGCAGGAGGCTGA
- a CDS encoding histidine kinase, with the protein MMPPAVYTSGPAPFSGAETDSRVSPWANSLELAVVHDFSGLVLAGNSAFARKLGRRMEDCVGLELADLVHADDAENWRQAAARLHAAPFHIVREHRWHTAQGWRWISWEETLLRDVDGRPLAVRSIGRDVTRRRLGEEHFSKLAQAVEQAPVSIVMTTPEGRVQYVNPRFSQLTGYTLEEIFERDIRVLREGHPDEESWRQFCETVAAGRQWRGELHTSYRGNPDVWENVLVSPIRSHADEITHLLCLRVDITERKHLEEQLRQSQKMESLGTLVGGIAHDFNNLLAIIKGFVELSLARVPAGDETLLRYLREVHNATQRSVGLVRQILTFSRKAEVSYRAVDLNRLVAEHVQMLGETFPRPIEFRQKLEPGLPALAADPNQLQQVLMNLCVNARDAMPAGGVLTLGTRRVAGAEIAALQANTQQDYLELSVSDTGSGMTPDVREHIFEPFFTTRQGHTGTGLGLSVVYGVVVNHHGLIDVQTAPGEGTTFHIYLPLQERMLPAPIAEERGQEPAAAGKGESILVIEDEASLRLLLNTLLRENGYTLHLVADGDEAMRAIGDESLKIDAVLLDLNLPRVHGLEIFRAIRARRPEARVIVLSGKLMPEMRDRLSEIGPVEFLEKPYNIEMLNRCLRAALDRKPG; encoded by the coding sequence ATGATGCCCCCCGCCGTTTATACCAGCGGCCCCGCGCCCTTTTCCGGCGCGGAAACCGATTCCCGGGTGAGCCCCTGGGCCAACAGCCTGGAGCTTGCGGTCGTGCATGATTTTTCCGGTCTCGTCCTCGCCGGCAACTCCGCCTTCGCGCGCAAGCTCGGGCGGCGCATGGAGGATTGCGTCGGGCTGGAGCTGGCGGATCTCGTGCACGCCGACGATGCGGAAAACTGGCGGCAGGCGGCGGCGCGGCTGCATGCCGCACCGTTTCACATCGTCCGCGAACATCGCTGGCACACCGCGCAAGGCTGGCGCTGGATCTCCTGGGAAGAGACGCTGCTGCGCGACGTCGACGGCCGGCCCCTTGCCGTGCGTTCCATCGGCCGCGACGTGACCCGGCGGAGGCTGGGCGAGGAGCATTTTTCAAAACTCGCCCAGGCTGTCGAGCAGGCGCCGGTTTCCATCGTGATGACGACGCCCGAAGGGCGCGTGCAATACGTGAATCCCCGCTTCTCCCAGCTCACCGGCTACACGCTGGAGGAAATTTTCGAGCGCGATATCCGCGTGCTGCGCGAGGGACACCCGGACGAGGAATCCTGGCGGCAGTTCTGCGAGACGGTGGCGGCCGGCCGCCAGTGGCGCGGCGAGCTGCACACCTCGTACCGGGGAAATCCCGACGTGTGGGAAAATGTCCTGGTGTCTCCGATACGGAGTCACGCGGACGAGATCACGCACCTGCTCTGCCTGCGGGTGGACATCACCGAGCGCAAGCACCTGGAGGAGCAGCTCCGGCAGTCGCAGAAGATGGAAAGCCTCGGCACGCTGGTGGGCGGCATCGCGCACGATTTCAACAACCTGCTCGCGATCATCAAGGGCTTCGTCGAGCTTTCGCTCGCGCGCGTGCCGGCCGGCGACGAGACCCTGCTGCGTTATCTGCGCGAGGTGCACAATGCGACGCAGCGTTCGGTCGGCCTCGTCAGGCAGATCCTGACTTTCAGCCGCAAGGCGGAGGTGAGTTACCGCGCCGTCGATCTGAACCGGCTCGTTGCCGAGCACGTGCAGATGCTCGGCGAGACGTTTCCGCGTCCCATCGAGTTTCGCCAGAAGCTGGAGCCGGGGCTGCCGGCCCTGGCGGCGGATCCGAACCAGTTGCAGCAGGTCCTGATGAACCTGTGCGTGAATGCGCGCGACGCCATGCCGGCGGGAGGCGTGCTCACGCTGGGCACGCGCCGCGTGGCGGGGGCGGAGATCGCCGCGTTGCAGGCGAACACACAGCAGGATTACCTGGAATTGTCCGTCAGCGACACGGGGTCGGGCATGACCCCGGACGTGCGCGAACACATTTTCGAACCCTTTTTCACGACCCGGCAGGGCCACACGGGGACGGGTCTCGGGCTCTCGGTCGTGTACGGAGTGGTGGTCAACCACCACGGCCTGATCGACGTGCAGACGGCGCCGGGGGAGGGGACGACCTTTCACATCTATCTGCCGTTGCAGGAGCGCATGCTGCCGGCCCCGATCGCGGAGGAGCGGGGTCAGGAGCCGGCGGCGGCAGGGAAAGGGGAAAGCATTCTGGTCATCGAGGACGAGGCGAGTTTGCGGCTGCTGCTGAATACGCTGTTGCGCGAAAACGGCTACACGCTCCATCTCGTCGCGGACGGCGACGAGGCGATGCGGGCGATCGGGGACGAGTCGCTGAAGATCGACGCGGTGTTGCTGGACCTGAATCTTCCGCGCGTGCACGGCCTGGAGATTTTCCGGGCGATCCGGGCGCGCCGGCCCGAGGCCAGGGTCATTGTGCTGAGCGGCAAACTCATGCCTGAAATGCGGGACCGGCTGAGCGAGATCGGCCCGGTCGAGTTTCTGGAAAAGCCCTACAATATCGAAATGCTGAACCGCTGCCTGCGCGCCGCCCTGGACAGGAAACCCGGTTAG
- a CDS encoding histidine kinase encodes MAHLLLLDDQLAAQRVFPSILERGDHSCDVASTPDEAWVLLDTHVGYDLAVVELRLGGGADGFVFLEKVRADPFFRTLPVVIYTAVSERKAVRAALDYRPRNYLIKPYEDELILQEIAKAQEQSWLRALVPEPSAVVRRSGVTMEWIRDQRRALADALAGMESGLRAFFPPLPADVPEAGAARADTVSATGTPEECARFAADVAGLADLATAASAPGIARWLAGVTGPPADAGAAAALAALCARAARIVRLGSSPDRDERAGDARAASRSAGRARAEERRTASLDEAERQEQQRWIGADLSAGPLVDPQTVKARAAALPGCPVIASVAAAFQMAASANLASLASVQHLVLRDPGLAGQILISANRLNRDDGDAISSLRGAVGWLGNARLQALGRSLVTIDEENLAPLSWTQFWMFQVAVAHLAEFVCQALEQEHLARTAYNAGLMHDLGQLVLLKLHPYAFRAITRHARRHEVPRPVAERRFLGCEVREIGEAFALKHGLPAAYTEAIRCADQPENAIRHRDLVAVVALARHLCLRYQIGECGEWTGALARNPEDTTAWPILNERVFPGFNWRRFSLQAHARILRLKNELRGRPR; translated from the coding sequence ATGGCCCACCTGCTTCTCCTTGATGACCAGTTGGCGGCGCAACGTGTCTTTCCCAGCATCCTGGAGCGAGGCGATCACAGTTGCGACGTCGCCTCCACGCCCGACGAGGCGTGGGTTCTGCTCGACACGCATGTCGGGTACGATCTCGCCGTGGTCGAATTGCGTCTTGGCGGCGGGGCGGACGGCTTTGTTTTTCTGGAGAAAGTGCGGGCCGATCCGTTTTTCCGGACGCTGCCCGTCGTCATCTACACCGCCGTATCCGAGCGCAAGGCCGTGCGGGCGGCGCTCGATTACCGTCCCCGGAACTATCTGATAAAACCCTACGAGGACGAACTCATCCTCCAGGAAATCGCCAAGGCGCAGGAACAATCCTGGCTCCGGGCGCTGGTTCCGGAGCCGTCCGCCGTCGTCCGCCGTTCCGGAGTAACCATGGAATGGATACGCGACCAGCGCCGGGCGCTGGCGGATGCCCTCGCCGGCATGGAATCCGGCCTGCGCGCGTTTTTCCCGCCCCTTCCGGCGGATGTCCCGGAGGCCGGTGCGGCCCGGGCGGATACCGTGTCCGCTACCGGAACGCCGGAGGAGTGCGCCCGGTTTGCCGCCGACGTGGCCGGACTGGCGGACCTGGCGACCGCGGCCAGCGCGCCCGGCATCGCCCGCTGGCTGGCGGGAGTGACGGGGCCGCCGGCCGACGCCGGGGCCGCCGCGGCGCTGGCGGCTCTCTGCGCGCGAGCCGCACGCATCGTCCGGCTCGGCTCATCTCCGGATCGCGACGAACGCGCCGGCGACGCCCGGGCGGCCTCGCGCAGCGCCGGGCGGGCGCGAGCGGAGGAGCGGCGGACCGCCTCTCTCGACGAGGCGGAGCGGCAGGAGCAGCAACGCTGGATCGGCGCCGATCTTTCCGCCGGTCCGCTGGTCGATCCGCAGACGGTGAAGGCGCGGGCGGCGGCGTTGCCCGGCTGCCCGGTGATCGCGAGCGTGGCGGCGGCGTTCCAGATGGCTGCGTCGGCCAACCTGGCCAGCCTCGCCTCGGTCCAGCACCTCGTGTTGCGCGATCCGGGCCTGGCCGGCCAGATCCTGATCAGCGCCAACCGGCTGAACCGCGACGATGGCGATGCCATCAGCAGCCTGCGCGGCGCGGTGGGATGGCTGGGCAACGCCCGCCTGCAGGCGCTGGGCCGCTCGCTGGTGACGATCGATGAAGAAAATCTGGCCCCGCTCTCCTGGACGCAGTTCTGGATGTTTCAGGTGGCCGTTGCGCACCTGGCGGAATTTGTCTGCCAGGCGCTGGAGCAGGAGCACCTGGCGCGCACCGCCTACAATGCCGGCCTGATGCATGATCTCGGACAACTCGTGCTGTTGAAGCTCCATCCGTACGCCTTCCGGGCGATCACGCGTCATGCCCGGCGCCATGAAGTGCCCCGGCCGGTGGCGGAACGACGGTTTCTGGGATGCGAGGTGCGCGAGATCGGCGAGGCCTTTGCCCTGAAACACGGGCTGCCGGCCGCCTACACGGAGGCGATCCGCTGCGCGGACCAGCCGGAAAACGCCATCCGCCACCGTGATCTCGTGGCGGTGGTGGCACTGGCCCGGCATCTCTGCCTCCGCTACCAGATTGGCGAGTGCGGCGAGTGGACCGGCGCTCTGGCGCGCAATCCGGAAGACACGACGGCGTGGCCGATTCTCAACGAGCGGGTTTTCCCCGGCTTCAACTGGCGCCGGTTTTCTCTCCAGGCGCACGCACGCATCCTGCGGCTGAAAAACGAACTGCGGGGCCGCCCCCGCTGA